A region of Burkholderia lata DNA encodes the following proteins:
- a CDS encoding acyl-CoA dehydrogenase family protein, which translates to MIRDQETLNGLLDSIARFVRERLVPNEEQVAETDEIPEDIVADMKAMGLFGLTIPERFGGLELTMEEEVLAVFELCQASPVFRSLLGTTVGIGSQGILFDGTPEQQERYLPRLATGELIASFALTEPESGSDAASLRTTAIRDGDDYVVNGTKRFITNAPHAGIFTLMARTNPEDKGSGGISAFIVDAKTPGISFGKRDKKMGQKGAHTCDVIFDNVRVPAANLIGGKEGQGFKTAMKVLDKGRIHIAAVCVAVAERMLSMALSYAMERKQFGKPIADFQLVQAMLADSKAEIYAARCMVVDAARRRDAKLPVSTEASCAKLFASEMCGRVADRAVQIFGGAGYMAEYGIERFYRDVRLFRIYEGTTQIQQLVIARNMIRDAQ; encoded by the coding sequence ATGATTCGCGATCAAGAAACGCTCAACGGCCTGCTCGACTCCATTGCCCGCTTCGTGCGCGAGCGTCTCGTACCCAACGAGGAGCAGGTAGCCGAAACCGATGAAATTCCCGAGGACATCGTCGCCGACATGAAGGCGATGGGCCTGTTCGGTCTCACCATTCCCGAACGCTTCGGCGGGCTGGAACTGACGATGGAGGAAGAGGTGCTCGCGGTGTTCGAGCTGTGCCAGGCCTCGCCGGTGTTTCGCTCGCTGCTGGGCACGACCGTGGGCATCGGTTCGCAGGGCATCCTGTTCGACGGCACGCCCGAGCAGCAGGAACGCTACCTGCCGCGCCTCGCGACCGGCGAGCTGATCGCGTCGTTCGCGCTGACCGAGCCGGAGTCCGGCTCCGACGCCGCGTCGCTGCGCACCACGGCCATCCGGGACGGCGACGACTACGTGGTCAACGGCACCAAGCGTTTCATCACGAACGCACCGCATGCCGGCATCTTCACGCTGATGGCGCGCACCAACCCGGAGGACAAGGGCTCGGGCGGCATCTCGGCGTTCATCGTCGACGCGAAGACGCCGGGCATCAGCTTCGGCAAGCGCGACAAGAAAATGGGGCAGAAGGGCGCGCATACCTGCGACGTGATCTTCGACAACGTGCGCGTGCCGGCCGCCAACCTGATCGGCGGGAAAGAGGGCCAGGGTTTCAAGACGGCGATGAAGGTGCTCGACAAGGGGCGCATCCACATCGCGGCCGTCTGCGTGGCCGTGGCCGAGCGCATGCTGTCGATGGCGTTGTCGTATGCGATGGAGCGCAAGCAGTTCGGCAAGCCCATCGCCGATTTCCAGCTCGTGCAGGCGATGCTCGCCGACAGCAAGGCCGAGATCTATGCGGCGCGCTGCATGGTGGTGGACGCCGCGCGCCGGCGCGACGCGAAGCTGCCGGTGAGCACCGAGGCGTCGTGCGCGAAGCTGTTCGCGTCCGAGATGTGCGGGCGCGTGGCCGATCGTGCGGTGCAGATTTTCGGCGGCGCGGGGTACATGGCCGAATACGGCATCGAGCGCTTCTATCGCGACGTGCGCCTGTTCCGCATCTACGAAGGCACGACCCAGATCCAGCAACTGGTGATCGCCCGCAACATGATCCGCGACGCGCAATGA
- a CDS encoding ExbD/TolR family protein, which produces MAISVGGDDNDEVISAINTTPLVDVMLVLLIIFLITIPVVTHTIQVQLPAERIQPLQTQPKSIEIAVNRQGELFWGTEHVNLQALVSRLKEISAQTPQPDVHVRGDQATPYRYIGQVVTACERAGVVKIAFITEPPARGG; this is translated from the coding sequence ATGGCCATCAGCGTTGGCGGTGACGATAACGACGAGGTGATCTCGGCGATCAACACGACGCCGCTCGTGGACGTGATGCTGGTGTTGCTGATCATCTTCCTGATCACGATCCCGGTGGTGACGCACACGATCCAGGTGCAGTTGCCGGCGGAGCGGATACAGCCGCTGCAGACCCAACCGAAAAGCATCGAGATCGCCGTGAACCGGCAGGGCGAGCTCTTCTGGGGAACCGAGCATGTGAACCTTCAGGCGCTGGTGTCGCGCCTGAAGGAGATTTCGGCGCAGACGCCGCAACCGGACGTGCACGTACGCGGCGATCAGGCGACGCCGTATCGGTACATCGGCCAGGTCGTCACCGCATGCGAGCGGGCCGGGGTCGTCAAGATCGCCTTCATCACGGAGCCGCCCGCACGCGGGGGCTAG
- a CDS encoding pyruvate carboxylase yields the protein MAAVTPTPIQSILIANRSEISIRVMRAAAELNIRTVAIYSKEDRLALHRFKADESYLIGEGRKPLAAYLDIDDILRVARQANVDAIHPGYGFLSENPEFAQAVIDAGIRWIGPSPDVMRTLGNKVAARNAAIAAGVPVMPATAPLPDDLAVCKALAEEVGYPLMLKASWGGGGRGMRVLENERDLETLLPVARREALAAFGNDEVYVEKLVRNARHVEVQVLGDTHGTVVHLYERDCTVQRRNQKVVERAPAPYLDHDGRHALCESALRLMRAVGYTHAGTVEFLMDADTGQFYFIEVNPRIQVEHTVTEMITGIDIVKAQIRITEGGRIGLSDDVVDGAGTLVERAAGVPEQHAIPLNGNALQCRITTEDPENDFLPDYGRLTAYRSAAGFGVRLDAGTAYGGAVITPYYDSLLVKVTTWAPTAAESIHRMDRALREFRIRGVTSNLQFLENVINHPAFIAGEVTTRFIDRTPELLEFAKRGDRATKLLRYLGELNVNGNAEMSGRTLPALPLQKPVLPKIDTTAAIPAGTRDRLRELGPEKFSQWMLDQKQVLLTDTTMRDAHQSLFATRMRTADMLPIAPFYARELSQLFSLECWGGATFDVALRFLKEDPWERLALLRERVPNILFQMLLRGSNAVGYTNYADNVVRFFVQQAASAGVDVFRVFDSLNWVRNMRVAIDAVGESGMLCEGAICYTGDLFDTSRAKYDLKYYVGIARELQQAGVHVLGIKDMAGICRPQAVATLVKALKEETGLPVHFHTHDTSGIAAASVLAAVEAGCDAVDGALDAMSGLTSQPNLSSIAAALAGSVRDPGLNADRLHEASMYWEGVRRYYAPFESEIRAGTADVYRHEMPGGQYTNLREQARSLGIDHRWTEVSRAYADVNRLFGDIVKVTPTSKVVGDLALMMVANDLGVDDVRNPNKDIAFPESVVSLFKGELGFPPDGFPADLSRKVLKGEPPAPYRPGDQIPPVDLDAARVQAEAACEQPLDDRQLASYLMYPKQTIDYYAHVRAYSDTSVVPTPAFLYGLQPQEEVAIDISPGKTLLVSLQGQHADAQDGIVKVQFELNGQSRTALVEQKTVVQAGKERHGLQRAEPGNPLHVAAPMPGSVVTVAVQPGQRVTAGTTLIALEAMKMETHIAAERDCEIAAVHVKPGDRVAAKDLLIELKGGG from the coding sequence ATGGCTGCCGTGACTCCAACCCCCATCCAGTCCATCCTGATCGCGAACCGCTCGGAAATCTCGATTCGCGTGATGCGTGCCGCCGCCGAGCTGAACATCCGCACGGTGGCGATCTATTCGAAGGAAGACCGCCTGGCGCTGCATCGCTTCAAGGCGGACGAGAGCTACCTGATCGGTGAAGGCCGCAAGCCGCTCGCCGCGTATCTCGACATCGACGACATCCTGCGTGTCGCGCGGCAGGCCAACGTCGACGCGATCCACCCCGGTTACGGCTTCCTGTCCGAGAACCCCGAGTTCGCGCAGGCCGTGATCGATGCGGGCATCCGCTGGATCGGCCCGTCGCCCGACGTGATGCGCACGCTCGGCAACAAGGTGGCCGCGCGTAACGCGGCGATCGCCGCCGGCGTGCCGGTGATGCCCGCGACCGCGCCGCTGCCGGACGATCTCGCCGTATGCAAGGCGCTGGCTGAAGAAGTCGGCTATCCGCTGATGCTGAAGGCGAGCTGGGGCGGCGGCGGACGCGGGATGCGCGTGCTCGAGAACGAGCGCGACCTCGAGACGCTGCTGCCCGTCGCGCGACGCGAGGCGCTGGCCGCGTTCGGCAACGACGAGGTGTATGTCGAGAAGCTCGTGCGCAATGCGCGCCACGTCGAGGTGCAGGTGCTCGGCGATACGCACGGCACCGTCGTGCATTTGTACGAACGCGACTGCACGGTGCAGCGGCGCAACCAGAAGGTGGTCGAACGCGCACCGGCGCCGTATCTCGATCACGATGGCCGGCACGCGCTGTGCGAATCCGCGCTGCGCCTGATGCGCGCGGTCGGCTATACGCATGCGGGCACCGTCGAGTTCCTGATGGATGCCGACACCGGCCAGTTCTACTTCATCGAGGTGAACCCGCGCATCCAGGTCGAGCACACGGTGACCGAGATGATCACCGGGATCGACATCGTGAAGGCGCAGATCCGCATCACGGAAGGTGGGCGGATCGGTCTTTCCGACGATGTCGTTGATGGCGCCGGCACGCTTGTCGAACGTGCGGCTGGCGTGCCGGAACAGCACGCGATTCCGCTGAACGGCAACGCACTGCAATGCCGGATCACGACTGAAGATCCGGAGAACGACTTCCTGCCCGATTACGGGCGGCTCACCGCCTATCGCAGCGCGGCCGGCTTCGGCGTGCGGCTCGATGCGGGCACGGCCTACGGCGGCGCGGTGATCACGCCGTACTACGACTCGCTGCTCGTGAAGGTGACGACGTGGGCGCCGACGGCGGCCGAATCGATTCACCGGATGGATCGCGCGCTGCGCGAGTTCCGGATTCGCGGCGTCACGTCGAACCTGCAGTTCCTCGAGAACGTGATCAACCATCCGGCCTTCATCGCGGGCGAGGTGACGACGCGCTTCATCGACAGGACCCCTGAACTGCTCGAATTCGCGAAGCGCGGCGACCGCGCGACGAAGCTGCTGCGCTATCTCGGCGAGCTGAACGTGAACGGCAACGCGGAGATGAGCGGCCGCACGCTGCCGGCGCTGCCGCTACAAAAACCGGTGCTGCCGAAGATCGATACGACCGCGGCGATCCCGGCCGGCACGCGCGATCGCCTGCGCGAGCTTGGGCCGGAGAAGTTCTCACAGTGGATGCTCGACCAGAAGCAGGTGCTGCTGACCGACACGACGATGCGCGACGCGCACCAGTCGCTGTTCGCGACGCGCATGCGCACGGCCGACATGCTGCCGATCGCGCCGTTCTACGCACGTGAGCTGTCGCAGCTGTTCTCGCTCGAATGCTGGGGCGGCGCGACCTTCGACGTCGCGCTGCGCTTCCTGAAGGAAGACCCGTGGGAGCGGCTCGCGCTGCTGCGCGAACGCGTGCCGAACATCCTGTTCCAGATGCTGCTGCGCGGCTCGAACGCGGTCGGCTATACGAACTACGCGGACAACGTCGTGCGCTTCTTCGTGCAGCAGGCCGCGAGCGCGGGCGTCGACGTGTTCCGCGTATTCGATTCGCTGAACTGGGTGCGCAACATGCGCGTGGCGATCGACGCGGTGGGCGAGAGCGGGATGCTATGCGAAGGCGCGATCTGCTACACCGGCGACCTGTTCGACACGTCGCGCGCGAAGTACGACCTCAAGTACTACGTCGGCATCGCGCGTGAACTGCAGCAGGCCGGCGTGCACGTGCTCGGCATCAAGGACATGGCCGGCATCTGCCGTCCGCAGGCCGTCGCGACGCTCGTGAAGGCGCTGAAGGAGGAAACCGGGCTGCCCGTGCATTTCCACACGCACGACACGAGCGGCATCGCCGCGGCGTCGGTGCTCGCGGCGGTGGAGGCGGGTTGCGACGCGGTGGACGGCGCGCTCGACGCGATGAGCGGGCTCACGTCGCAGCCGAACCTGTCGAGCATCGCGGCGGCGCTGGCCGGTAGCGTGCGCGACCCCGGCCTCAATGCGGACCGCCTGCACGAAGCGTCGATGTACTGGGAGGGCGTGCGCCGCTACTACGCGCCGTTCGAATCGGAGATCCGCGCGGGCACGGCCGACGTCTATCGCCACGAGATGCCCGGCGGCCAGTACACGAACCTGCGCGAGCAGGCGCGCTCGCTCGGCATCGATCATCGCTGGACCGAGGTGTCGCGTGCGTATGCGGACGTGAACCGGCTGTTCGGCGACATCGTGAAGGTCACGCCGACGTCGAAGGTGGTCGGCGACCTGGCGCTGATGATGGTCGCGAACGATCTCGGCGTGGACGACGTGCGCAACCCGAACAAGGACATTGCATTCCCCGAGTCGGTCGTGTCGCTGTTCAAGGGCGAGCTCGGCTTCCCGCCGGACGGTTTCCCGGCGGACCTGTCGCGCAAGGTGCTCAAGGGCGAGCCGCCGGCGCCGTATCGCCCCGGCGACCAGATTCCGCCGGTCGATCTCGACGCGGCGCGCGTGCAGGCCGAGGCCGCCTGCGAGCAGCCGCTCGATGATCGGCAACTGGCGTCGTACCTGATGTATCCGAAGCAGACGATCGATTACTACGCGCACGTGCGTGCCTATAGCGACACGTCGGTAGTGCCGACGCCGGCATTCCTGTACGGGCTGCAGCCGCAGGAGGAGGTGGCGATCGACATCTCGCCGGGCAAGACGCTGCTGGTGTCGCTGCAGGGCCAGCACGCGGATGCGCAGGACGGCATCGTGAAGGTGCAGTTCGAGCTGAACGGCCAGTCGCGCACGGCGCTCGTGGAGCAGAAGACGGTGGTGCAGGCGGGCAAGGAGCGTCACGGGCTGCAGCGTGCGGAGCCGGGCAATCCGCTGCACGTGGCCGCGCCGATGCCGGGCTCGGTGGTGACGGTGGCCGTGCAGCCGGGGCAGCGCGTGACGGCCGGCACGACGCTGATCGCGCTCGAGGCGATGAAGATGGAAACGCACATCGCGGCGGAGCGCGATTGCGAAATCGCTGCCGTGCACGTGAAGCCCGGCGACCGGGTCGCGGCGAAGGATCTGTTGATCGAGTTGAAGGGAGGGGGCTGA
- a CDS encoding ExbD/TolR family protein — protein sequence MGMNVGAGRSNDDPDVMVDINTTPLIDVMLVLLIMLIITIPIQMHSVKMNLPVGNPPPPPHPPQVVQIDIGADGSVNWNGSPVNGPAGLGAKFREIAAEADQDEIRLRPDQAAPYRAVAEVLASAQREGATKIGLIGNEQYMQ from the coding sequence ATGGGTATGAACGTGGGCGCCGGACGGAGCAACGACGATCCGGACGTGATGGTGGACATCAACACCACGCCGTTGATCGACGTCATGCTGGTGCTGCTGATCATGTTGATCATCACGATCCCGATCCAGATGCACTCGGTGAAGATGAACCTGCCGGTGGGAAACCCGCCGCCGCCGCCGCATCCGCCCCAGGTGGTGCAGATCGACATCGGCGCGGACGGATCGGTCAACTGGAACGGCTCGCCCGTGAACGGGCCGGCCGGGCTGGGGGCGAAGTTCCGCGAAATCGCGGCCGAAGCCGACCAGGACGAGATCCGGCTGCGGCCGGACCAGGCGGCGCCTTACCGCGCGGTGGCCGAGGTGCTGGCGTCGGCACAGCGCGAAGGCGCGACGAAGATCGGCCTGATCGGCAACGAGCAATACATGCAGTGA
- a CDS encoding energy transducer TonB yields the protein MTTASPSRLAAIGRPREFGKRQTHPVRRFGGIAIAIALHLVLIWALVNGLATRVVQIVQQPIEARIIVPVKPPPPPPPKPVEKVVSKPRVTAPPPPFVPPPGVRVQAPPPATITHQDAPAPTAPVHEAPPVPAPVPVAKPVNREIGVVCPNSDEVRASIAYPPEAQDNNITGDVTVEFTVDPDGRVTNLRVAQPADPVLNRAALNAVKRFNCIAQGQSVRVRVPFSFNLN from the coding sequence ATGACAACCGCCTCTCCCTCCCGACTCGCGGCAATCGGCCGTCCGCGCGAGTTCGGCAAAAGACAGACCCACCCCGTGCGCCGCTTCGGCGGCATCGCGATCGCCATCGCGCTGCATCTCGTCCTGATATGGGCGCTCGTGAACGGCCTGGCGACCCGGGTCGTCCAGATCGTCCAGCAGCCGATCGAGGCCCGCATCATCGTCCCGGTGAAACCGCCGCCGCCCCCGCCGCCGAAGCCGGTCGAAAAGGTCGTGTCGAAGCCGCGGGTGACCGCGCCGCCGCCGCCGTTCGTGCCGCCGCCCGGGGTGCGCGTGCAGGCCCCGCCGCCCGCCACCATCACGCATCAGGACGCGCCGGCCCCGACCGCACCGGTACATGAAGCCCCGCCCGTACCCGCACCCGTACCGGTTGCCAAGCCGGTGAACCGCGAGATTGGCGTGGTCTGCCCGAATTCGGACGAGGTTCGCGCGTCGATCGCCTATCCGCCGGAGGCGCAGGACAACAACATCACGGGTGACGTGACCGTCGAATTCACCGTCGACCCGGACGGCCGCGTCACGAACCTGCGGGTCGCGCAGCCGGCGGATCCGGTGCTCAATCGTGCCGCGCTGAATGCGGTCAAGCGCTTCAACTGTATCGCCCAGGGGCAATCCGTGCGTGTGCGGGTACCGTTTTCCTTCAACCTGAACTGA
- a CDS encoding LLM class flavin-dependent oxidoreductase — MSNVRIDQIAFLATGNYAGEDAAAGFERTLELFHAGEALGYDGAWIRQRHLERAVSSATTFLAAASQRTTRIGLGAAVIQMGYENPFRLAEDLATVDVLSRGRLQVGLSAGAPIHGALLGERLFDTDPERVDFSHARLARLRRNLAGDWLGDEDTFVESAAGRVRPRVSPFAPGLTGRLWYGGGSRRSAEWAARNGFNLLIANVTAGEGTDSHIDAQLRQLALYRDHWHEAHAPRISLGRVIVPTDGASAKDRERYRAFADGRHARTLAPQGERRTLYAPDLVGTSDEILERLLADPVVEQVQELRVELPYDLTFENYLQILDDVMTRLAPALGWRPADRREPVAA; from the coding sequence GTGAGCAACGTACGCATTGATCAGATTGCCTTCCTGGCAACGGGAAATTACGCCGGCGAAGATGCGGCGGCGGGATTCGAGCGGACGCTCGAGCTGTTCCATGCCGGCGAGGCGCTCGGCTACGACGGTGCCTGGATACGGCAACGCCATCTCGAGCGCGCCGTCTCGTCGGCCACCACGTTTCTCGCGGCGGCGAGCCAGCGCACGACCCGGATCGGCCTGGGCGCGGCGGTCATCCAGATGGGATACGAGAATCCGTTCCGGCTGGCCGAGGACCTCGCCACCGTCGACGTGCTCTCGCGCGGACGGCTCCAGGTCGGACTCAGCGCGGGTGCGCCGATTCACGGCGCGCTGCTGGGCGAACGCCTGTTCGACACCGATCCGGAGCGGGTCGACTTCTCGCATGCGCGCCTGGCCCGGCTGCGCCGCAATCTCGCCGGCGACTGGCTCGGCGACGAAGACACCTTTGTGGAATCGGCCGCCGGCCGGGTCCGGCCACGCGTGAGCCCCTTTGCGCCGGGCTTGACGGGCCGGCTCTGGTACGGCGGAGGGTCCAGGCGGTCGGCCGAATGGGCCGCCCGGAACGGCTTCAACCTGTTGATCGCCAACGTGACCGCGGGCGAGGGCACCGACAGCCATATCGACGCCCAGTTGCGGCAACTGGCGCTGTATCGCGACCATTGGCATGAGGCCCACGCACCGCGTATCTCGCTGGGGCGCGTGATCGTCCCGACCGACGGTGCGAGCGCGAAAGATCGCGAACGCTATCGCGCGTTTGCCGACGGGCGTCATGCTCGCACGCTGGCACCGCAGGGCGAGCGACGCACGCTGTACGCGCCGGATCTCGTCGGCACCTCGGACGAAATCCTGGAGCGGCTGCTGGCCGATCCGGTGGTCGAGCAGGTGCAGGAACTGCGTGTCGAACTGCCCTACGACCTGACGTTCGAGAATTATCTGCAGATTCTCGACGATGTCATGACGCGACTCGCGCCGGCACTCGGCTGGCGTCCCGCCGATCGGCGCGAACCGGTTGCGGCCTGA
- a CDS encoding MotA/TolQ/ExbB proton channel family protein encodes MKKHIRAALAAGLLIAAGVGGALVASPSVLAQETTATSVRAASGALPIAAAPAASNGSERPVPPPEPATSATVENPYGLGALWANGDFVARFVLALLVVMSLGSWYVMVTKFIEQARANSRAKSADEQVWNAPTLAEGTAQLDDASPFRFIAENAIEAGEHHDSALLDSVDRNTWIELNIERSITNVSNRLQDGLAFLGTVGSTAPFVGLFGTVWGIYHALTAIGIAGQASIDKVAGPVGEALIMTAIGLAVAVPAVLGYNFLVRRNKSVMERVRNFGAQLHTVLLAGGRRAAGRIAPAAAPSPQALAVQS; translated from the coding sequence ATGAAAAAGCATATTCGGGCCGCACTGGCGGCAGGTCTGTTGATTGCCGCCGGCGTGGGCGGCGCGCTGGTCGCCTCGCCATCGGTGCTGGCACAGGAGACGACGGCGACATCGGTCCGAGCCGCATCCGGTGCATTGCCGATCGCGGCGGCGCCGGCTGCTTCGAATGGATCGGAACGCCCGGTGCCGCCACCCGAACCCGCGACGTCGGCAACCGTCGAGAACCCGTACGGCCTGGGGGCCCTGTGGGCAAATGGCGACTTCGTGGCCCGCTTCGTGCTGGCGCTGCTCGTGGTCATGTCGCTCGGCAGCTGGTACGTCATGGTCACCAAGTTCATCGAGCAGGCGCGTGCGAACAGCCGGGCGAAGTCGGCCGACGAACAGGTCTGGAATGCGCCGACGCTGGCCGAAGGCACGGCCCAGCTCGACGATGCGTCGCCGTTTCGCTTCATCGCCGAGAACGCGATCGAGGCGGGAGAGCACCACGACTCGGCGCTGCTCGATTCGGTCGACCGCAACACCTGGATCGAGCTGAACATCGAGCGTTCGATCACCAACGTCTCGAACCGCTTGCAGGACGGCCTCGCGTTTCTGGGCACGGTGGGGTCCACCGCGCCGTTCGTCGGGCTGTTCGGTACGGTGTGGGGCATCTATCACGCGCTGACGGCGATCGGTATCGCGGGCCAGGCGTCGATCGACAAGGTCGCGGGGCCGGTGGGCGAAGCGCTGATCATGACCGCGATCGGTCTGGCGGTGGCCGTGCCGGCCGTGCTCGGCTACAACTTCCTCGTGCGCCGCAACAAGTCCGTGATGGAGCGTGTGCGCAACTTCGGCGCGCAACTGCATACAGTATTGCTCGCGGGCGGCAGACGGGCCGCGGGCCGCATCGCGCCGGCGGCAGCACCGTCGCCGCAGGCGCTGGCCGTTCAATCCTGA